The Knoellia sp. S7-12 region CAGGCTCTGCCAGTCGAACGTGCCCTCCCCCGTGACGACGAGGTCGCAACCGTGGACGACGTCCCGGAATCGCACGGCCTCCAGGACGAGATCCACCCCGCTGACCCGGCGTCCGCCCAGAAGGAACAAGGCGTAGCCGAGCCCACCGGCTGCACCTGCTCCCGGCTCACGCTCGAGCCGCCGCGGGGCACCAGTGAGCAGGTCCAGGGGCTCGGGCACGGTGCGGGCCACGATCTCGGTGAAGCGACCTAGAGCACCTTCGAGCGTTTGGGCGAGCTCGGGCGTCGCACCCTTCTGCGGGCCGAAGACGGCACTGGCGCCCTTGAACCCGAGCAGCGGATTCTCAACGTCGGTCGCGATGACGAGGTCGACGCCGGCGAACTGCTCACGCACCGACAGCAGGCCGGACAACGCGTCGTCGGGCGCGGCCGCAAGGGCGCTGCCACCTCGAGCGAGGTGCTCGATCGGACCGGCACCCAGGGCTGCGAGCAGGCCGGCGCCACCGTCGTTGGTGCTGCTCCCCCCGAGCCCGACGACGATGCGGTTCGGCTTCTCGGCCAGGGCAGCCCGGAGCAGCTGGCCGACCCCCCATGTGCTCGTGAGTGCGGGATTGCGCTCGTCCGCGGCGAGCAGGTGCAGGCCTGCGGCCTGAGCCGATTCGATGTATGCCGTTCGCTCACCTTCCGCTCCGACGACAAGAATCGCGGCCGGCACGTCGCGGCCGAGCGGGTCGCTCACGGTGAGGGCGACGATGTCGCCGTCGAGGGCCCCGGCGAGGACGTCGAGGAAGCCCGGGCCGCCGTCGGACAGTGGGAGGAGGGTCAACGTGTCCGCAGGGGCGGTGTCGTGCCACCCTGCAGCCATCGCCTCCGCGGCCTGAGTGGCCGTGAGGGTTCCGGTGAAGCAGTCCGGGGCGATGACGACGTGCACGGCACGCACCGTATCTGGTGCACGACGCTGACCGCCACGGTAAGTCCCCGGCTTGCTCAGCCACCACGGGCCGGACCCGGACGCGCCGAGGGCCGGCCACCAGGTGGGTGACCGGCCCTCGGCCGTGCTGCGCTGCTGGGTCAGGAATGGTCGCCACCGTGGTCGTGGTCGTCGTGCAGACCACCACCGCTCGTGGCGCCGACTCCGACGGGCGTGCCGTTGACGTGCTGGCCGGGAGGCGCCACCGGGCGGCCCTTGCCAGCGTTGACGTCAGCCGTGCTCATCGCGTAGGTGACGACGGCGTGTGCCATGGCGTCCGAGTTTCTCGTCGATCGCCCTGAGGTTGACGTTGGCGACGGATCTCGGACTCGGTGTCGGTCTTGATGTGCAGCGTCGTGCCGGGAGCGGACAGCTCCACGCCCACGGCATAACCCGCGCCGACGACAGGGATGGTCACCACGGGCGCGCCGAGCGTGCCCGCGACCGGGCCGGTGCGGCCCGCCTGACCTTCGTTCATCACGACAACGGCCGACGCGCCGGCAGCCTGGGCGAGCTCGGCCTTGGAGCGTCAGCTGGACCGGTGTGACGGGAGCAGTGACGTCATCCGAGCCCGAATAGGTCATCGTCGCGAAGTCGGTGCCGTTGATGTAGGTCTTGGGCGAGGGAGCAAATCGGTTCATCACGGCCGGGGAGAGCTCGCCATAGAAGGGGAACTCGAACTCCTGGACCAGAGGTGCGAGCGAGGATGGCCCATAGGCCCCCGGCCCCACCGCGGAGCTGTCCCGGCAGGGCCTCTGCGTGTTCCTGTGTATCGCCAACAGCCCGGGCCGCCTGCTGGCAGGATCTTGGATCACCACGCACGACGACGGAATGAGCCGACATGGCCTCCAAGCCCACCATCCTTGCCGTGGATGACGATCCGGTGGTGTCCCAGGCGATAGCGCGCGACCTTCGCAAGCGCTATGGCGGGGAGTACAGGTTGGTGTCGGCCACCTCAGGGGTCGAGGCCCTCGGGCTGCTGGACGAGCTGATCCTGCGAGACCGGTCAGTGGCGCTTGTGGTCTCGGACCAGATGATGCCGCAGATGACCGGGATCGAGATGCTGGCGGAGGTGCGCGAGAAGTCCCCTGAGTCCAAGCTCCTGCTCCTGACGGCCTATGCCGACACCGACGTCGCCATCAGGGCGATCAACGACATCGCCCTCGACTACTACATGTTCAAGCCCTGGGACCCGCCCGAGGAGCACCTCTACCCCATCGTCGACGGTCTCCTCGACGACTGGATCGGCGCACACCCGCCGGAGATCTCTGAGGTGCGCGTTCTCGGCCACCGGTGGTCGGAGCGCAGCTACGAGATCAAGACCTTCTTGGCGCGCAACCATGTTCCCTACCGATGGCTGGACCTGGAGCGCGACGAAGAGGCACGACTCCTCCTGGATCTCGCGAACCGAACGGTTGACGACCTCCCTCTGGTCCTGGTGCCAGACGGTGACTCGCTGGCCTCTCCGTCGACGCGTGAGCTCGCCACCGCGCTGGGCCTGCGCACCCGAGCGGAGCAACCCCTCTATGACCTGTGCATCGTCGGGGCCGGACCGGCCGGCCTCGCCGCGGCCGTGTACGCAGCCTCGGAGGGACTGTCCACGGTGGTCGTCGAGCGTGACGCACCGGGGGGTCAGGCAGCCCAGAGCGCGTCGATCGAGAACTATCTCGGCTTCCCGAAGGGTCTGTCGGGAGCGGACCTGACCCACCGAGCCGTGGCCCAGGCGGCCCGGTTCGGCGCGGAGACCGTCCTCGCGAGTGACGTCACCGGGTTCGAGACGAGAGGGCCTGTCCGCGCAGTCCTTCTCGAGGGTGGCGACGCCATCGAGGCGCGGGCCGTCCTGGTGGCCACAGGCGTGTCCTACCGTCGCCTCGATGCGCCCGGGGTCAAGGAGCTCGCTCTGCGAGGTGTGTACTACGGGGCCTCGGCGAACGAGGCCCTTCAGTGCGAGGACGAGGACGTCTACATCGTGGGTGCTGCGAACTCCGCCGGGCAGGCGGTGCTGAACTTCGCCCGGCATGCGCGGCGTGTCGTGATGCTGGTGCGCGGACATGAGCTGGCCGCCGGGATGTCGCAGTATCTGGTCGACCGGATCCGCTCGACGCCGAACGTCGAGGTGCGGCTAGGCACCGAGGTCGCAGCCGTCTCCGGATCGGGACATCTCGAGCGCCTCACCCTCGTTGACCGTGCGTCGGGAGACGAGGAGGAGGTGAAGACCAGCTGGCTCTTCGTCTTCATCGGCGCCACTCCCCGCACCGACTGGGTGGGCGAGGTGGCCCGCGATGCGAAAGGCTTCCTCGTGACCGGGCAGGAGATGATCGCGAGCCCAGGTGGGGAAAGGTGGCCGCTCCCGCGTGCACCCTTCGCGCTGGAAACCAGCGTCCCCGGGGTCTTCGCTGCAGGTGATGTCCGGCAGGACTCGATGAAGCGTGTCGCTTCGGCGGTCGGCGAAGGTGCCATGTCGGTCTATCTGGTCCACCGCTACCTGGCGACGATCTGATGACGCTCGAGGACCTGCGCCGGATCCCGCTGTTCGACGATCTGAGCGACGCGCAGCTCGGACAGCTCGTGGATGCAGGCAGCGAGATGGTCGCCGAGCCGGGCGAGGAGCTGTGGCGCGAGGGCCAACCTGCCGACACCTGGTGGGTCATGCTGGAGGGTTCGGTGAACCTGCTCAAGCGCGTTGGCAAGGAGGAGACGGTCGTCGGGGCCATGACCACCCCGGGACAGTGGGCGGGCGGGTTCGCCGCCTGGGACCCCAACGCGCTGTGCTTCGCGACAGGTCACGTGGTGGAGCGCACACGACTCCTGCGTGTCCCTTCCCGCGACCTCGGCAGGCTCGGCAACGAGTGGTTCGCGTTCGGGGTGCACTTCATCCGCGGACTCGTCGACACCGTGCGGCGAGTGGAGTCCAACGCCCGACAGCGCGAGGCCCTTGTCGCGCTGGGGACGCTCGCGGCCGGGCTGGCCCACGAGATCAACAACCCCGCCGCGGCCGCCACTCGGGCCGTGGACTCGCTGGCGACGACCTCGCAGGCCCTGGTCTCGTCCATGCTGCGCCTGGTGTCGCAAGGCATCACGCCGGAGCAGGTGGTTCGACTGGAGGAGCTGCGGCGCGTCGCTGCTCCGCAGGCAACGGCGCTCGATCGGCTCGCGGTGGCTGACCGTGAGGACGAGCTGTCGGACTGGCTCGCGGACCACGGTGTGGATGAGGCCTGGACGCTCGCTCCCGCCCTGGCTGCAGCGGGAATGGACACGAGGTGGTGCGACGAGGTGGAGGAGGCCCTTGGGTCGGCCGCGCTCGCACCCGGCATCGAGTGGGTGGCCCACTCGCTGACCGTGCACACGCTGTTGTCGGAGGTCAAGGACGCGACCGGTCGCATCTCCAGCCTCGTCGGGGCCGTGCGCTCGTACTCCCAGCTCGATCGTGCAGGAGTGCAGCGCATCGACGTGGTCGAGGGGCTCGAGAGCACGCTCACGATGCTCGCCCACAAGCTCGAGGGCATCACCGTCGAGCGCGACTTCACCCCAGAGGTGCCGACGATCGAGGGCATCCCGGGCGAGCTCAACCAGGTGTGGACGAACCTGATCGACAACGCCGTGGACGCCATGGACGGGGTGGGCACCCTTCGCGTGTCGACCCATCTCGACGAGCTTGGGCTCGTCATCGTGACGATCGAGGACTCCGGCCCCGGTATGCCTGCCGATGTG contains the following coding sequences:
- a CDS encoding glycerate kinase; translation: MRAVHVVIAPDCFTGTLTATQAAEAMAAGWHDTAPADTLTLLPLSDGGPGFLDVLAGALDGDIVALTVSDPLGRDVPAAILVVGAEGERTAYIESAQAAGLHLLAADERNPALTSTWGVGQLLRAALAEKPNRIVVGLGGSSTNDGGAGLLAALGAGPIEHLARGGSALAAAPDDALSGLLSVREQFAGVDLVIATDVENPLLGFKGASAVFGPQKGATPELAQTLEGALGRFTEIVARTVPEPLDLLTGAPRRLEREPGAGAAGGLGYALFLLGGRRVSGVDLVLEAVRFRDVVHGCDLVVTGEGTFDWQSLQGKVAAGVAVAALEAGLPSVVLAGQVLVGRRETMGLGISGTYAVAETPEQVDAALLDPVGTLRARAARVARTWSPAR
- a CDS encoding FAD-dependent oxidoreductase gives rise to the protein MASKPTILAVDDDPVVSQAIARDLRKRYGGEYRLVSATSGVEALGLLDELILRDRSVALVVSDQMMPQMTGIEMLAEVREKSPESKLLLLTAYADTDVAIRAINDIALDYYMFKPWDPPEEHLYPIVDGLLDDWIGAHPPEISEVRVLGHRWSERSYEIKTFLARNHVPYRWLDLERDEEARLLLDLANRTVDDLPLVLVPDGDSLASPSTRELATALGLRTRAEQPLYDLCIVGAGPAGLAAAVYAASEGLSTVVVERDAPGGQAAQSASIENYLGFPKGLSGADLTHRAVAQAARFGAETVLASDVTGFETRGPVRAVLLEGGDAIEARAVLVATGVSYRRLDAPGVKELALRGVYYGASANEALQCEDEDVYIVGAANSAGQAVLNFARHARRVVMLVRGHELAAGMSQYLVDRIRSTPNVEVRLGTEVAAVSGSGHLERLTLVDRASGDEEEVKTSWLFVFIGATPRTDWVGEVARDAKGFLVTGQEMIASPGGERWPLPRAPFALETSVPGVFAAGDVRQDSMKRVASAVGEGAMSVYLVHRYLATI
- a CDS encoding ATP-binding protein, yielding MTLEDLRRIPLFDDLSDAQLGQLVDAGSEMVAEPGEELWREGQPADTWWVMLEGSVNLLKRVGKEETVVGAMTTPGQWAGGFAAWDPNALCFATGHVVERTRLLRVPSRDLGRLGNEWFAFGVHFIRGLVDTVRRVESNARQREALVALGTLAAGLAHEINNPAAAATRAVDSLATTSQALVSSMLRLVSQGITPEQVVRLEELRRVAAPQATALDRLAVADREDELSDWLADHGVDEAWTLAPALAAAGMDTRWCDEVEEALGSAALAPGIEWVAHSLTVHTLLSEVKDATGRISSLVGAVRSYSQLDRAGVQRIDVVEGLESTLTMLAHKLEGITVERDFTPEVPTIEGIPGELNQVWTNLIDNAVDAMDGVGTLRVSTHLDELGLVIVTIEDSGPGMPADVQARAFEPFYTTKDVGKGTGLGLDISRRIVVQRHSGDISIDSRPGQTSMRVSLPVGGQS